Below is a window of Arabidopsis thaliana chromosome 2, partial sequence DNA.
ACTAGGAATCAATATCGTCCGTTGATACGTTACAGTTCCTGTAATCAACGGTTACGATGCGATAAgtaattttttaacataagATGATGATTCATCGGGAAAAGTAATAGGCCTTATCTTGTAGTATATTTTTAGGCCCAATTAAATAGCCCAACATGTCTTCAACCTGAACGATGTCGTTTTACAGTGAACAACAACACCACACGAACGAACCCTAGAAGAGCTGGGTTTTGAATTTGGTTCCTCCTGCAAACATCAACGACGATGCAATTAACTCTTGAATTCGGGTACGATTATCACTTAATCTTTTCGTAATCGGAGTTTTGTTATTCGTAgcgtttttagtttttacctCACTAAAGTTCTGATTTTGACTTGGTGTCTTTTGAGATTATTTTCCTGATTGATTGTATGTAATACTGAAATTTAAGAACTTGAACcatgtgtgtgttttagtTGTTGTTCAATGATTGAGAAGAGTGAAACTTGACATGTGATGTGTAGGGGTGGGTTAGAGCTGCTCTGTGATTCTGAAAAGATTCATAAAGTAAACGTTGATTTGCCCAATGGAGCTGACTCTGATGATGTAAGCTTGAGTTCTTATGTTTTTGGATCATAAAGCTCGCAATTTTTCTCTCACTCATTCCACTTTTCTGATTCCTGGATTAGTTTACCATGAAGCATTTGCTTTCATGGGTTCGTACAAATCTGATCAAAGAGAGACCTGAGATGTTCATGAAAGGAGATACTGTGTAAgactatttttcttctttatcagCTCATTGTAGGTTAAGATTTCATTAAGACTTCTTTATTAAGCTCAATGAAGGTTAATAACTGTTGTGCAGGAGACCTGGGGTTCTTGTGCTGGTGAATGACTGTGATTGGGAGCTAAGTGGTCAGCTCGATACAGTAATCGAAGATAAAGATGTTGTAGTTTTCATTTCCACTTTGCATGGTGGATAAAAAGATCTGATTGTCTAggattttgtaacaaattttGATACTTGTTGTTTGTAATCTCTACGACTACCCAAACTTTATGTATTTGTTTACTGGAAGATTGATATTAGAgtatttatcaattttaagTGTCCTTTCTAACAGATACTTTATGCGAATCTGCATATCTGTTTTCTATATTCCTCATTGAATTGCAGCAAACTCAACAATTCCATGAGCTTGGTCTCTTATTACGGATTTAGTCTGCAACTTGCATTTCTTCAGTGGAAATAAGTAAAGACCAAAGTAGTTGATATAACAAATGCATTCGGAGTTTGTGATGAAAAACACTACATAATCATGTGGTTACATAACTACAATTAGATAGAACATAACATATCCATTTTCGTTGTAGATCTTTGACGTCTCTGCTCAATTGGTAGTCAAGGAGGCTGCCTTTTTGTTGCAAAGCTTATCGCAGATGTAAACACAGTTCTACGTAACCAACAAAGACACCATTGCAGCTGCAGAGTCAGGTCCATCATTGTTTACACTCGGTATGATGACTTCAGGTGACACTTTTTGCACAAACTCTTTTAGCTCCGTGAAGCTGCTATGCTCACTGTAAGGAACCTCGTacctgaaatatatataaagattctCCGCCTCATGATTTTGAGCCCAATGCCACAGGACATGAAGATAGGCAAAAAGTTTACCTTATTATTGTACCCTGTTGCAACCTTCTTCCTGGGGACTTCTTTTTAGTCTTACCAGATGTCCAACCAGTAGGAGAAAATGCAACGATAAGGCTGTAACGGTTCTGCAGGACAGAAAACAGTATTAGAACTCAACCTCTAACGAAATCAGCCAATAAGATTAtcacttcttttgtttttctttgacaGTCAAACCGAATGGATGTGTTTCTTACTGTGTATCGGTTAGCTACATGCTTCAGCCGTTTGAAACTGGCAAGCGTCCACAAAGGCACAACGTGAATGTGGCTTTCCTCTTCCTTCACTGTAAACCACTGTATATCATCCTTTGAGAATCCCAAACACTCGAGGAGTTTTAGTTTCGCAGGATTGATGTATATCTTTTCCCGTAGCACACGTGCAACTTCCAAGAACAGCCTCTCCTTTCCtttcaaaagagaagagatggaAGAATTTAGATCTCAACATGATATATCGAAACGGAAAAAGAAGAGTGAACATATTACCGATGGTGTAGCTTCCAATTAAGAAAAGGGTCTTGGGATTAAATGCTTCTGCTTGAATAGCCTCAACAACAAACTGTATTACCGCCTCTTGCTTTGGAAAGTCATACTGCAAACAAATGATGCATTTGTATCAAACCACTCTTGCTTTGAAAAGAAAACGTAAACTCTAAAGTTCTCTTCTTCGTTCAACTTAAATGTAAGATGAAGAAATCGCAAAAGAGTGGAAATCATGCAGGAAAACTTGTGGCAAAAATGGATTTCAAATACGAATTAAAACCGAATAGAGTTATTAACTGAAAAACTTGAGCTTTCTTTATGCTACAAAGTATTGATGGATGACGAACCTGGGGGTTACAGTATGTAGTATCAAGAATAAGAGAGCTGATATGCGATCCAATCAACCAATTTGACATCTCTTCACTATAGCGGAAATCCCCCGTATGTAGAACAGCCTATACAAATCAACAGAGTCCATGGACAATTCCTTTGTGAATGGAAAGTTAAACATAGGCTTACGACTACACACTGAAAGTTTCTAATTTAAGAACGCACCTTACCGTTGGCTGGTTCAAAGAGTATCATGATGGATCCCGGACAGTGGTTTGCATCAAAGCATGTCACATCAATGCCTGAAATATTAACCTTCTGGCCAAGGTCCAGGACTTGCAGTCTCTCCCAAGGTATCCCAATCTTCATATTTACCAACTTTGCGGTAACTAAGGAACAGTATATCTTCCCATGACTAAATGACTTTGTCAAACCTTGATAATCTGTGAATGAGAATACAGAGACTTTAAGCATTGATTCCACGATATGCAGGCTTCTTCTGTGTAGTAATTTATAATTAGACATACAGCTGACTACTTACGATCGAGATGAAAGTGTGTAAGAAACCAGTGGCAACAATCGCGTGTGAGGTACTTGAATGCGTCCtgcatacatatattaaaCCAGAAAAGTCACCAAACATAAAGATTacttaaaagataaatattcaGCATCAGCATGACGTTTTAAATCTAATTTCATGAGCATATTTGACTTGAATGAGAAGGATGCATATGTAATAAGGTTGTTGCATTCATGCGGAGAAGTTAAACCATGACCTAGCTTGTTATGTAACATTACCACTCGAAAAGGTGTCCCCGGAATGCAATTCCAATGTGGAATAACTTTAGATTTTCCGTTGTTGCCATTTCTTCTCACAGCACGTCTAGAGCTAGAATCTGATGGACTCTTTTCTGCGACAGGTTTAGGGGCTGTCCGGATCTTAGTGCCCTCGGTAGCCTGACCAGGGAAAAACTCTGTAATCAACTTGTTTGCAGTTGGTTTTTTGGGCTCACTTGCCTTACGAGTGGTTGACttatctctctgtctctctgtAACATGGCCACTTGTACAATGAGACTGTGCCTGCACTTCAGCAGAAGATGCAAAGGGATCTCTAACTCCGCTAAGTGCATTCACAATCTTCTTTCTGGGACCAAGTGACGTGATACCTATGCTTAGAAGATCCTGTGGAAGTATAACCTTGTCAATACTCAATTCTGTTTCTCtgtgtaaataaataaataagtaaacTTTAGTTCCATTACCTCCTCAGTGAGTGACTGAAGGGTATCCCAGTCGATCTCTTCACGAATAAAAACATCTTCATATTTAGCTAAACCTAGACTCCTAAGCCATTTCAGCACTGGAGACAAGTCGGTAACTAGCTGAGGAAGCTGAACTGGATCATCAATCGATTCTTTTATAAGAGAAGACAAATTTTCGCATTTCCTCAAGGAGTCCTACaataatcatatttacaaATCAGCAGTCAATCAATGGCGTAACGATGTAACAATTGAACACAGTATACTTCATTGTATTAACCTAAATTGAAGGTTGATATCAATTCCAGTTATGAGATAACAAAGAAGCTTACTTGCTCAGAAGGCTGATTATATGACTTATCAAGACAAGTATTGCTATGAACTTGCCTCTGCTCTTCACTCAAAGATGAAATATCCATGGAACACAATGGGCATTGAATTGAATCATCCTTGCCTAAACTAAACTCTCCACTCCTACCCTCAGACTCAGAGCAAAGGTTTATCAACACATCAAGCTCAGAGTTAGACTCAACAAAaccttcatcatcctcatGGATTCCACTATCAAACCCGAGACAAATTCTCGATTTCAATAACCTAGCCTCCATCGAATTACACAAATAACCTTCACGATTCACCTTTATACAGTCGTCCTTAtcctctttatcttcttcaccaagagaagaaattggaCCATTGAAATCTCCTAGAGAGCAATCAACACTAGATGGGATACAATCTAAGATACAGTGAGGAGTAGAAGAGGAGCAGAAGAGATCCGGATCCGGAGAAGGAGGCGGAGTCACATTTTCTTTACCCGGGTAACGGCAGAGTCTGGGCTTTTTGTTAGGAGGGCGGTGAGAGATGTTGTTAGCGTTGGTTGGGTGAAGAGGTTTTCGAATCGAAAGCTGTGAGGAAGGAGGGATCTGGAAGTCGTCGTCGTCATCTTCGACGGTGTTCGACATTTAGATACCGGCGAGGCAAAAGTGATAGAAGCTCCGTGTTCGTTTGAGTGTTAAGTGTTAAAACGACGAAAGCGAAAGAAagaaacgacgacgtttcgGTTTCAAAAGTAGGATAAGTCGcatttttatcatttgttttaaatggagcaaaattaatttttaaaaaaattgcgGCAAAAACTTGTGACCATTTTAATAAACAAGagggaaaaggaaaataaattgTGAAGAGGATAAGAGCAAAAATGGTCACaagttttacaatatttttttaaaatttcttactATTAATATACTAGTTTTTTCATCACCAATACTCGAAGTCAGaccattaattatttttcgaaaaaaaaatcattatttattgtacattttttatgtgttgatttttttcctttagttttaatttcttgCTTTAAATTAGACAaaggtttttcaaaattaataatgtgGGATTGtgaaatactaaaattttagGTGGGAGAAGAAAATTGGTCCATTATTTAGCCCAATAGAGTAAATCTATGATGGACCggatctaatatttttttcagcCCAAAACGTTAATGTTGACAAagttgaaaagaagaaatattgaCAGTGGGCTTTCGGACCAGAACCTATAAGTCGGCATTGTTGTgcgaattagggttttacatCTCCCAAGATCATTTGTCGGTTGATTCCATACGATCTCCAAGTCTTGTCGTTGCAGAATCTCTAAGAAGCTAACGAAAATGGTCAGTACTCATTTCTCAATCTTTAATCTCGTTTCGATTCTCTTGTTTAGAACATTAGAGACTGCCTTAATTTCTTTTCCATCGTCGAATCTGATAGTTTATGTGgcgaaaaacaaagaacatatCAAATTAGGTTTCAAGCTTTGTCTTTTCTTAGGGCAATCATTAggttttaagagttttgaattaggatttcttgatttgattccTTCACCACAAGTCCACAAGTGAGATAATTGACTGATTCTGGTAAAAAAATCTGTGTAAATTTCAGGTCCTTCAAAACGATATTGATCTGCTTAACCCTCCTGCTGAGCTCGAGAAGAGGAAGCACAAGCTCAAGCGTCTTGTTCAATCACCCAATTCGTTTTTCATGGTAAGAACTATTCTTTGTTAATTCCTTCATTTCTTGAAAGTTCAAACCTTTTAGCTGCCTATTCACTTTGAATCTTCTTGTCAATTAGATTTGGTTTCTGATTACATCTTTTGTATGTTATGTGGTTGATGTAGGATGTCAAGTGTCAAGGCTGCTTTAACatgtaagctttttttttaaagtctgAATCtgtaaatgtttttggttataaatcTATATGAAATAACTAAGAAATGATGGGTTTGGATTTGGTGCAGTACGACTGTGTTCAGCCACTCTCAGACCGTTGTGATGTGTGGAAACTGCCAGACTTTGCTCTGCACACCCACAGGAGGGAAGGCAAAGCTCACTGAAGGATGCTCTTTCAGGAAAAAGTGagactgaagaagaagatatgacTCCATTCCATTCACTCACccacaaattttcttttcgtttattatgaatttttgttgatatttgaGCTAGTAGTAACCCTTCTTTGTCGATTATCCTTTGTTTTAATCAGCGAAGCTCGTTCCTCTTTTATGAATGGTTATGTATTTTCTTGAATATTCATGACAATCCATAGACGATCTTCGGAGTTTCCACTCGCAGTAGTGAAAAACCATCAAAAGTCAAATCCAAAAGTTTCGATGATTTCATAACCGCGCGTTCATAGTCAATGCATATAAAATcctaaataacaacaaaagaaaaccaaagaagagatCTCTAGCTCCAACAATGTACACAGCAGAATTTTTTATGTGAAACCCGAGCTTCCACGATGACGACGAATATCAAGAAGAAGCGGAAACTCTAACAGAAAGCACCAAGACATCATAATCTCTCTGAGATGTGTAGAAGCCGAAGCAGAAGCAAACCTGATGGATCAAACCCCGAGATTCTAGATCTTCCAATTAGTAGGATTCGTGCAAATTTTGCGATTCCAGAATTTCAATTTCGGATCGAGAACTGTCTTCCAGAGAGACGAAAACAAACAAGGATAAGGGTATTGGCGTAGAATAGGAAGTTCTCGTTTTATATTGGGCTTCAAATTTAGGCCCATCATTACAACATGACAAATAGTCAAATACGTTGCGTTTTGATCCATTGATATTTTGGGTCCAATTAAAAGTTTGAtgaaactaacaaaatttatCTATGAACAGGAGGAGGAAAACAATAGTCATTTACTTATCATTTGATCTAAATAATTGTGAAATGTGAAAATCATAGTGAAACTGGGTTTTGGGAGTACTGGATGGATTTATCTGAAGGATAAATGTAGGTGCTAATTATTTCATCGTGTTAATATTACCTTAAAACGATTATGAAAATTGGAGGATGATTAGCTCAATAAACCCTTACATTAATGAtctaaatgataaaattaattaatcacaAAAGCCGACAAGTGCGTGCCGTTTCGTGCACGTTAAGAAGGCCCACAAAGCCTCACGCGCCTCGGTCCCCTCGACACTTTCTCCCCTTTATGGCCCTCAAAAGCCGATGATGCTTGAACCAATGGCATTTCCGTTAATTCAACGAACACGTAAGGTCAATTTTATCGATTGGCACACGTGACGCTCCCGAGACGACTAGGCTCATACGTCCACGTCAGCTAATCACCGAGCCATTTCAAATTCCAATCGTATACCAACCGTTCGAATGTTCGATGGAACTAGAGCCGTTCGATCGGAGGAATTCGAAAATTCTCGCGATACGATAAAAATCGTGCGTTACGGCTCTGTCGGAACAAATCTAAAGCTGACTAAACGACTCTGACACAGCTAACTTCTCTTTGTGAAAGAGAGTGTcttctgcttttgttttttgattcaatttcgaaattcaaagTTCTGCAACTAATTCTTTAGAGGGATTCTATCGTCCAGACAGCGAACCCAGAAGCTGAAGCATAGATCTTTGTTTCCAGGTAATTATTAAATCGTTTAATGTGACAGAGCTCTGGGTTTCAATTGTTTCTTCATGTTCTCTTTTGAATCTCTTGCATGTTACACAAGCTCTAAggaaaaaggttttttttaaaagcattttttgttccttttcttatAGTAAAGACAAGTTGTGGATTTGTCACCAAACTTGTGTGTAGTGT
It encodes the following:
- a CDS encoding Ubiquitin related modifier 1 (Ubiquitin related modifier 1; FUNCTIONS IN: molecular_function unknown; INVOLVED IN: biological_process unknown; LOCATED IN: cellular_component unknown; CONTAINS InterPro DOMAIN/s: Ubiquitin related modifier 1 (InterPro:IPR015221), Ubiquitin-related modifier 1 (InterPro:IPR017188), Molybdopterin synthase/thiamin biosynthesis sulphur carrier, beta-grasp (InterPro:IPR016155); BEST Arabidopsis thaliana protein match is: Ubiquitin related modifier 1 (TAIR:AT3G61113.1); Has 341 Blast hits to 341 proteins in 169 species: Archae - 0; Bacteria - 0; Metazoa - 124; Fungi - 124; Plants - 33; Viruses - 0; Other Eukaryotes - 60 (source: NCBI BLink).); protein product: MQLTLEFGGGLELLCDSEKIHKVNVDLPNGADSDDFTMKHLLSWVRTNLIKERPEMFMKGDTVRPGVLVLVNDCDWELSGQLDTVIEDKDVVVFISTLHGG
- a CDS encoding sterile alpha motif (SAM) domain-containing protein (sterile alpha motif (SAM) domain-containing protein; FUNCTIONS IN: hydrolase activity; INVOLVED IN: biological_process unknown; LOCATED IN: cellular_component unknown; EXPRESSED IN: 22 plant structures; EXPRESSED DURING: 13 growth stages; CONTAINS InterPro DOMAIN/s: Sterile alpha motif-type (InterPro:IPR013761), Sterile alpha motif (InterPro:IPR001660), Sterile alpha motif homology (InterPro:IPR010993), Sterile alpha motif, type 1 (InterPro:IPR021129), DNA repair metallo-beta-lactamase (InterPro:IPR011084), Beta-lactamase-like (InterPro:IPR001279); BEST Arabidopsis thaliana protein match is: DNA repair metallo-beta-lactamase family protein (TAIR:AT3G26680.3); Has 2157 Blast hits to 2099 proteins in 358 species: Archae - 119; Bacteria - 227; Metazoa - 850; Fungi - 290; Plants - 353; Viruses - 0; Other Eukaryotes - 318 (source: NCBI BLink).) yields the protein MSNTVEDDDDDFQIPPSSQLSIRKPLHPTNANNISHRPPNKKPRLCRYPGKENVTPPPSPDPDLFCSSSTPHCILDCIPSSVDCSLGDFNGPISSLGEEDKEDKDDCIKVNREGYLCNSMEARLLKSRICLGFDSGIHEDDEGFVESNSELDVLINLCSESEGRSGEFSLGKDDSIQCPLCSMDISSLSEEQRQVHSNTCLDKSYNQPSEQDSLRKCENLSSLIKESIDDPVQLPQLVTDLSPVLKWLRSLGLAKYEDVFIREEIDWDTLQSLTEEDLLSIGITSLGPRKKIVNALSGVRDPFASSAEVQAQSHCTSGHVTERQRDKSTTRKASEPKKPTANKLITEFFPGQATEGTKIRTAPKPVAEKSPSDSSSRRAVRRNGNNGKSKVIPHWNCIPGTPFRVDAFKYLTRDCCHWFLTHFHLDHYQGLTKSFSHGKIYCSLVTAKLVNMKIGIPWERLQVLDLGQKVNISGIDVTCFDANHCPGSIMILFEPANGKAVLHTGDFRYSEEMSNWLIGSHISSLILDTTYCNPQYDFPKQEAVIQFVVEAIQAEAFNPKTLFLIGSYTIGKERLFLEVARVLREKIYINPAKLKLLECLGFSKDDIQWFTVKEEESHIHVVPLWTLASFKRLKHVANRYTNRYSLIVAFSPTGWTSGKTKKKSPGRRLQQGTIIRYEVPYSEHSSFTELKEFVQKVSPEVIIPSVNNDGPDSAAAMVSLLVT
- a CDS encoding sterile alpha motif (SAM) domain-containing protein is translated as MSNTVEDDDDDFQIPPSSQLSIRKPLHPTNANNISHRPPNKKPRLCRYPGKENVTPPPSPDPDLFCSSSTPHCILDCIPSSVDCSLGDFNGPISSLGEEDKEDKDDCIKVNREGYLCNSMEARLLKSRICLGFDSGIHEDDEGFVESNSELDVLINLCSESEGRSGEFSLGKDDSIQCPLCSMDISSLSEEQRQVHSNTCLDKSYNQPSEQDSLRKCENLSSLIKESIDDPVQLPQLVTDLSPVLKWLRSLGLAKYEDVFIREEIDWDTLQSLTEEDLLSIGITSLGPRKKIVNALSGVRDPFASSAEVQAQSHCTSGHVTERQRDKSTTRKASEPKKPTANKLITEFFPGQATEGTKIRTAPKPVAEKSPSDSSSRRAVRRNGNNGKSKVIPHWNCIPGTPFRVDAFKYLTRDCCHWFLTHFHLDHYQGLTKSFSHGKIYCSLVTAKLVNMKIGIPWERLQVLDLGQKVNISGIDVTCFDANHCPGSIMILFEPANGKAVLHTGDFRYSEEMSNWLIGSHISSLILDTTYCNPQYDFPKQEAVIQFVVEAIQAEAFNPKTLFLIGSYTIGNMFTLLFPFRYIMLRSKFFHLFSFERKGEAVLGSCTCATGKDIHQSCETKTPRVFGILKG
- a CDS encoding Zinc-binding ribosomal protein family protein (Zinc-binding ribosomal protein family protein; FUNCTIONS IN: structural constituent of ribosome; INVOLVED IN: translation, ribosome biogenesis; LOCATED IN: cytosolic small ribosomal subunit, cytosolic ribosome, ribosome, nucleolus, plasma membrane; EXPRESSED IN: 23 plant structures; EXPRESSED DURING: 13 growth stages; CONTAINS InterPro DOMAIN/s: Ribosomal protein, zinc-binding domain (InterPro:IPR011332), Ribosomal protein S27e (InterPro:IPR000592); BEST Arabidopsis thaliana protein match is: ribosomal protein S27 (TAIR:AT3G61110.1); Has 1004 Blast hits to 1004 proteins in 364 species: Archae - 106; Bacteria - 0; Metazoa - 449; Fungi - 151; Plants - 149; Viruses - 0; Other Eukaryotes - 149 (source: NCBI BLink).) codes for the protein MVLQNDIDLLNPPAELEKRKHKLKRLVQSPNSFFMDVKCQGCFNITTVFSHSQTVVMCGNCQTLLCTPTGGKAKLTEGCSFRKK